The window TGGTGGTCACCCGCCGGGAGGGCTCGAACGTGTACTACACGCTCACCCACCCCCAGATCGCCGAACTCCTGCGGGTCGCCCGCGGCATCCTCTCCGGCGTCCTGGAGGGCCAGGCCGAACTTCTGGCCGACCTCAAGGCCAGCCGCCACGCTTGAGCGGTGCCCCACGGTGCCGGCCCTGCGGGGCCCGCACCCCACATACTGCGGCCGTCTTCCGTTAGTGCGGGTTCAACGCGCTTCTGACACCGGAAGACGGCCGCTCCCTCTTGTGTTCTGCACCGACGGCTCGGCCACGGATACCGCTGGCCCCGAGGGTGGCCCGCATTCAGCTGTGCGGGCTCGACGGACGAACCGAGACGGAACCTTCAACCGCCCTGCCGTCCGTGGATCCCGCCGGGCGCCGCTTCAGCCCTGGTCTCATTTCTGGGCGTGTTGGCCCAGGTAGAACAGCAGCCAGATGAACCCGGCGAACACGTGCGTGCCGAAGATGTAGAAGAAGGCGCGCAGGGCGACGCCCTTCTCTTTCCATTTCTCCTGGTCCGCCGCCGTGTTCTTCTCGGGCGGGTTATCCGTCATGATGCGTCTTCCTTCCCGGTGTCCGGCTCCTGGAGCAGGTCGGTGCACGGGCGGACGAGAACCTGCATGCCGTGCTCGCCGGCGTACTTGATGACGGCCGCGACTTCCCCGGCCTCGACTGTGCGGACGTCCTGCTTGGGGCCGGTGCTGAGGTAGGTGATCTCGTACATCGGGACGGCCCGTTGGGTGATGTTGGTCAAGGTGTGCCTTCCGGCAGGATGAAGCGGACGACGATCGTCTTGCCGCGCCCTCCGGAGGAGGGCTCGATGCGGACGTCGCCGCCGAACGCACGCGCAAGGTCAGCCACCGCGCGTAGCCCCTGCCCGGAGGTCCGGCTGGCATCGGCCAGCGTTAACGGGCGCGAGTCCAGGTCCCCGACGGATACCACGAGCAAGTGCTCGGTCATGTGGAGGGTGACCTCCGCATCCGGGGAGTGCTGGGCGTGCCGGATGGCGTTGGTCACCAGCTCGCTGACCACCAGGAGCACGGCCCCGAAGAGCGTGGAGGAGCTATCCAGGCCAAAGAGGACCAGGGCGCGTTCGCTGCGCTCGCGCACGGCTCGTACGGAACCCGGCGCCAGCGGCACCGTCCACACGTGCTTGCGCCCCTCGACGGCCTGCTGCCCGCCGGGGTGCCGGCCCGTCACCGACGCCTCAGACCGGCCGGTGACACTGTCCGGTTCACCGGCTGTCCCCAGCGTCGGTGGCGACGCCGTGATCGTGGGCCACGCGCAATGCGTCCTCCAGCTCCTCTGCGGCCTGCGCCTCCTCGAAGGCGTCGTCAGCCTCCTGTGCAGCCTGCAGACGAGCCCGCGCCACACGGACCCGTTCCAGCGCCGCTTCCTTGAACCCGGCCACACCGCGACCCCCGTCCATCGTATCGAGAATTCGTAAATTGCATAACTCTGCAAGTCTACCGGGTGTGGGTCCGTCAGGAGGTTCATGGTGAGTGGTGAGGCCGGCTACCCGATCTCACCTGCCCCGGCTGGTCAGGGAACCTTACGTACCCGCTGGCTGGTCAGCTCGTAGCGGGCGCCGGCCACGGCCAGGCGGCCGTCCGCGACTCGGGCGGCGAGGTCCGGCTCGTCGGCAAGGCGTGCCCGGACCCGGCGCACGTTCTCGGTGGCCGCCGCGTCGATCCGGGCCTTGCCTTGAAGCCGGTGGTCGATCGCCGGTCGGATCCGGTCCGCCAGATAGCGGATGTGTGCCGGGAGCTCGCCACCGGCCTCGGCGTGTACGGCCGAGGCGACCGCCCCGCAGCCCTGATGGCCCAGGACGACGATCAGCGGGACGCCGAGCTCCAGCACGCCGTAGGCGATGCTGCCCAGGACCGCTTCGTCCAGGACTTCGCCCGCCGATCGCACGGTGAGCAGATCACCTAGCCCCTGGTCGAAGACCAGTTCCGGCGGCACACGCGAGTCCACGCACCCCAGGACCACCGCGAATGGGTGCTGCCCGTCCACCAGCGCCCGGCGCACATCCCCGGCGCGGTCCGGATGGCTCTCGTGGAACGTTCGCCACCGGCGGTTCCCCGCCTCCAGCTCACTCCACGCACGCCCCGGCCCCAAGGGTCGCGGCCTGCCGCCGGCTGCCGCCTGGGTCCGCGGGCCTGAGGCGGCTGACGACCCGCACACCAGGCCAGCCGCTAGCGCCGCCGCCCCGCTCAACCTCACACGCACCAGTCGGCGACGTGCGACGACCACCTCGGACCCGCAGTCACGATCGACACTCATTTCCGGACAAACTAGACCCCGCTCGCGCCTGGACGCCCGGCTCCAGCCCGGCCTTGAGCAAGATTTGGTCCGCTCCGCTGCAGGGTCTCGGACGGCGATCTCCCCTTGACCTTGTTACGCCCGAGGGGCGAGCCGGTACGTCGGTGCCTGGTCAGGCGAGGGACCGTGCCGGGGTCTTGATGAGCTGGAAGGCAATGAATCCGCGCTGTCGGCTCAGTTTCTCGTACGGGACCGGGTGCTGGTGGGGCGTTGAGGCGGCGGATTAGTGTTCGACGAGGCGGTCATAGCGAGGCTGGCTGCGGAGAACTCGGTCACCCACGCTTTGAGGGGCTGGCGGCAGTAGCGGTGCTCAGATCACTGCCCGACGCCCGCAGATTGGCAGCAGCCCGGCAGGTGAGAAGGAGCACCGCAATCGGCGCAGGTGCTGCCGGTCACCTGCCCTCGATGGCAGGCCGACCGGATCTGGCGTGCGGGAACCCGTCCTGTCACGGCTCCTGGTCGGCGGAAGCCGCGTTCATGATGACGGCTCGGGTGGCGTGGGCGAGGGTGGCCTGTGCGCGTGCGGTGAGCCCGTGACGGTTCCAGTGGAAGATCACGTGGTGGGCGAGGATGTCGCGGGGGCCGCGTTGCAGGATGCCGCTCTGGGCAGCGTTGCTGATGGCCTGCCCGGCAGTCGTGAACGCGGCGAGCCACGGGGCGGCGGCTTCCATCGTGCCGCCGGGGCCGGTCAGGGTGCGGGTGTCGAGGGACAGCAGCCTCCGCAGTCCGCCGCCCATGCCGCTCAGGTGGTCGGGGGTGATGTCCTCGGGCAGGGGCCTCACCCGGGCCACCCGGTCCCACACGTCGCCCTGTTCGTACCAGTCCAGCCCGGCAGATCGGAACAGGGCGGTGCACAGCAGCATCGACATCTCGCGCCGTCCCAACCCCTGGGGCTGGTGGGTGCGGGCGAGGAAGTAGCGGCTGTCGGCGTGGAGGAGGCCGTGGGCGGTGGCGATGCCGTCCGGGCCGCCGAAGGCGAGGACTTCCGGCTCGTAGACGGTCGGCCACCAGCGGATGATCTCTGCGGACTGGACGAGCGCCCCGAGCAGTTGGGAGGTGGCGAGGTGGAGTTGGGCGGGGTCGGCGCCCCGTGTGGGCAACAGCCGAAGCCGCCAGCATGGCGCCTTGCGGATGTACCACCACGCGGCCAGGAGTCCGCTGTCCTCCAGCGTTCGCAGGAGGGGGGCGAGGTGGGTTGCGGCGGCGTCTTCGGCGCGGTCGAAGTCGGCGAACTCGATGCGGACCTGGTGCCAGTCGCGGCGGGCGGCCTGCTCGGCGAGGACGGCTTGCCCGGCTGCCCGGTAGAGGGTGACGGCGTCGCCGAGTTCTTCGGCGTCGATGCCCGCACGGGCGGCGGTGGCGGCGAGGGACTGCCCGGACAGGACGGCGAGGACGGCGTGTTCAGTGCTCTGGGGGGCGTGCGGGGCGTTCATCAGGGGTGGTTCCTCTCCGCGGAAGGTGACGGGAAGCACGCGGCCGGCGCGTGTGCTCTGGAGCAGCTGGGCCGGTGCGGGGGTCAGGTGATGAGGAGGCAGGCGTCCCAGCCGGAGGCGGGCGGCCGGTCGTAGAGGGCGGTGGCCTGGGCGAGGGCCTGTCCGGCGGCGCCTTCGAGGAACCCGGTGTCCTCGGGCGCGTGCTGGCCGGTGAACGTGTCCGCCAGGCGGCGCACGGCGACGGCAAGGCCCGGGGTGCGGGCGTCGCGGGCTGCCCGCCACACGGTCTGGAACAGTCCCGCCGCGCCGTGGCACACGCCAGCGTCGGTGACCTTGGCGAGCTGGCGGGGGTCGGCGAGGCAGGCGAGCAGCGCGTGCTCGGCGGCCTCCTGGCGGCGGGTGTCGGCGGTGGCGATGGCGGCGAGCTGGAGGGCGCGGGCGATGCCGGGGGTGCCGTAGCACCACGACGGCCGCCACGGCCCGGTCGCGTTCGGGCGTCCCGCCGCCGCCTCTTCGCGGGTGATCGTCTCCGGCCACCAGGGGCCGCTCGCGCCGTCCTGGCGCCACTGGTCGAACCAGGCGGTGATGGTGGCGATGGCCTCGCGCTGCCCGTCCACGGCGACGCCCCGGCGTTGGGCCTGGGCGAGGAGGGCAAGGGGGCCGGTGATGCCGTGGGCCATGCCGAAGTTGCCGTGTCCGCCCGGGGTGTAGAAGCGGTGCGGGTCGTGGGCGCACCACCAGCCCGGCAACGTCTCCTCGTGCACGGTCAGTGGCCGGGTGAGGGCGACGAGGTAGGTGAGGACTGCGGCGAGGGCGTCGCTGCCGGGGGTGTGGTGCAGCAGGTGCACGCCGATGCCGGTCAGGCCGTGCAGCAGGTCGTACTCGGCGAACGCGGGCAGCTCGCCGCGCCGGATGCGGGCGTGGGCGGCTTCGGTACGACGGTGCGCGAGGGCGGCGGTGGCCGCATCGAGCCGGTCCCGGGCGGTGCGGTAGCGGTCGTGGCCGTCGGCTGCGGCCGTGTGCAGGACGAACGCCAGGCCGGGGGCGCCGTAGCTGAGGCAGGC is drawn from Streptomyces sp. NBC_01232 and contains these coding sequences:
- a CDS encoding DUF6126 family protein — protein: MTDNPPEKNTAADQEKWKEKGVALRAFFYIFGTHVFAGFIWLLFYLGQHAQK
- a CDS encoding ATP-binding protein, whose protein sequence is MTGRHPGGQQAVEGRKHVWTVPLAPGSVRAVRERSERALVLFGLDSSSTLFGAVLLVVSELVTNAIRHAQHSPDAEVTLHMTEHLLVVSVGDLDSRPLTLADASRTSGQGLRAVADLARAFGGDVRIEPSSGGRGKTIVVRFILPEGTP
- a CDS encoding carbonic anhydrase, encoding MSVDRDCGSEVVVARRRLVRVRLSGAAALAAGLVCGSSAASGPRTQAAAGGRPRPLGPGRAWSELEAGNRRWRTFHESHPDRAGDVRRALVDGQHPFAVVLGCVDSRVPPELVFDQGLGDLLTVRSAGEVLDEAVLGSIAYGVLELGVPLIVVLGHQGCGAVASAVHAEAGGELPAHIRYLADRIRPAIDHRLQGKARIDAAATENVRRVRARLADEPDLAARVADGRLAVAGARYELTSQRVRKVP
- a CDS encoding thiopeptide-type bacteriocin biosynthesis protein → MNAPHAPQSTEHAVLAVLSGQSLAATAARAGIDAEELGDAVTLYRAAGQAVLAEQAARRDWHQVRIEFADFDRAEDAAATHLAPLLRTLEDSGLLAAWWYIRKAPCWRLRLLPTRGADPAQLHLATSQLLGALVQSAEIIRWWPTVYEPEVLAFGGPDGIATAHGLLHADSRYFLARTHQPQGLGRREMSMLLCTALFRSAGLDWYEQGDVWDRVARVRPLPEDITPDHLSGMGGGLRRLLSLDTRTLTGPGGTMEAAAPWLAAFTTAGQAISNAAQSGILQRGPRDILAHHVIFHWNRHGLTARAQATLAHATRAVIMNAASADQEP
- a CDS encoding lanthionine synthetase C family protein, which gives rise to MNAATVLETRFGPRLAAPDPAGDTALGQSLVAGAAGVALWHIERALTGAGTWEQVGAWLTEATRAEVTAADTACLSYGAPGLAFVLHTAAADGHDRYRTARDRLDAATAALAHRRTEAAHARIRRGELPAFAEYDLLHGLTGIGVHLLHHTPGSDALAAVLTYLVALTRPLTVHEETLPGWWCAHDPHRFYTPGGHGNFGMAHGITGPLALLAQAQRRGVAVDGQREAIATITAWFDQWRQDGASGPWWPETITREEAAAGRPNATGPWRPSWCYGTPGIARALQLAAIATADTRRQEAAEHALLACLADPRQLAKVTDAGVCHGAAGLFQTVWRAARDARTPGLAVAVRRLADTFTGQHAPEDTGFLEGAAGQALAQATALYDRPPASGWDACLLIT